TACCGGTGCGACAGAAGGAATCTCTTTACCCTTATGTACACGTGctcctctgtaaagagaaaaggttggCATGGTGGAGGAGGACAGCGCTCCCAATCCACAAGCACGGACGACaattcctggaagctgcagtcagtgagcgGGCAGCGCTCCgagctgggagaacagcccggcaactgcagaaggcctttgctctgaggcgcattcccattgctgcccaccctccccttctcttgcccaggaggaaaagctcaggcaagagcgcacgagcacagagcaggtgaggggatcgacactccccagggctctgcttttcaccccagcagtgacacacgcaGCACGTCCCAGTACCTGgcttcaggatctgctgtgccacacgagcagcgcagagggtgagggagaaggtGAACCTGAGGCTTGGCTGCCTGATTCCGTTCTGCACGGCATCCAAGAGATACGGCAACGGCAagggcccagggagagaagcctgaagcacagcccaaatgaaCACAGCGGGAGCAGGAAGACATCGATCAGCTTCCGGGACATTTCACGGGTCACACAGGTAAGAGCCCCAATTCAGCAAACCTGAGGCTTTGGCGACGTCAGGATCAAAACACCCGgaaacctgtgagaaagaaaccGAACTGCAGCCGGCTAAAAGCCGTCCCTGCCTCAAACTCCTTCAAACAACTTGCTCACGAGgaggcagggattgattcaataCTCACCAGCCCATCTGGCCaaggtcagagctctgtgcccacccaggacacggcagccagcagggacccttctcccactctccagcacggacctgtgaagccagggagaagtttacagaacagaagcagccagaagatGCTCTCTACTTCCATACGCTCTCTGATCGATCACTCCCAAGGAAAGTCCCCACGGATCGGAAGCAAccacctctcatttctcctccgcaatcatcactgccttgcctttctgtgcGTTTCCTCCCGTGCCCGTCCCCAGAGCACATTAAGTCCATCTTTTGTTCCCAaccgcagctctccagcacaaatgccactcctcacacacacaaagcaaacggtcatctgcttcagcttttggctTAGAAAGTAAGAACCTCAGCGCGTCCGGCTACgtgattaaaacacagagacgCACGGGTGGACAtagatggaaagcttttcaggagagaaaagagctgattcGCTAGCACGCTTccatacagcttcagaaaaatcagaatccatAGCAACTCCTAagacccctgctgaggaacccagccctcctggggacacccaatgCAGCAGCTACgggaaaagcatgggaaaagccaaacttggggtgaaaaaaagatgacatcaaTACAGCAGCCTGTAAAAAGCCTTCACCCAGCAACAGTGGGAACCAGTCCCATTTGCTCCgtccctgctttttgggatgacacaaacaggaaatgaaaacacgtGAAACACAAGGCACACCTATAGGGTGTACCAGGTGCTCCTTTTGGCAGCGTGGATGACAAAGGTCTCTCTGCGCACTTACAGGCAGCCCGGTTTCAATCCATCCTTAGCCCAAGCCTTCCTCGCCTCCCATTCGCCagcgctctgctctggcctttggAGCGCTGGCCCCGTCCTCCCGCAGCAGCACGGCACCGGAACACAGCGAGGCAAAGCGTGTGCCGGAGCCGCCCGTGCTGTCAGCGTAGCTGTCAGCTGCCGGCGGTGGGCAACTCCGGCCCTGCGGGCAAGGGGGAGACGGCTCGGGCACCTCCAGCGGCTGCTCTGCCCCGATGCTTTCgcgttctcctgcatttccctgcagcggAGGGGGTCCGGGACGGGGGCGGATCGTGTCAGAGTGGAGACGGCGGGGAAGcacggggaggcggcgggaacGCGGCGGGACGAGACAGCGacgcggcgggacggggacggctcgcttgaccttccaaagatggcggcaggaggggcggggaaagccggggccccgctccgccgcctgcGCGCCGCCCCGGCGGCATTTTCCGGCACGCGGTCGCTTCCAGCGTCTAGAGAGGGACGCGCGCGGGGATCGGGAAAGGGGAGTGCAGCCCTGTTCCGACGCcgctcgccccccgcccgccgcccccggcccgtgagcgctgcgaccgcgcctccgccgcccgccgaaagcggccccgccgggccgccctcGCCGCTGCCGTTCTTCTCGGTCATCGGGTCCCTTTGCTCTCCCGAAtctccttcacccctcccctctATTTACAGACACCGCCCCGCTTGCCGCTCGCTCCCTCCCGCGCCTCGCCCTTCCCACGCTCGGCAGCCGTCCTTCCCCCCTCAGCCGGCACCCAGCGGCGAGGGGCAGGGCGCTGGCTGGGGGGGGGCTGCAGTACCGCTCTCTGTCCACAAGGCGGCAGCACCGCCGCCGGCCAcagccgggggctgccgctcgcccggagggaagggaggcagaaaagaacaggggcgatccccttggaaaaatcctgaaaaataaatggcccGAAACCACCCgcacacaaactaaaacacactgcctctaacccaataaaacccctccaaaatccttttcttttaaactctctagaactatctttcatatttatacttttcacaTTCCCATTTATCATGTATATTGATGCATGATGTTATTTcgattctatattaaatatcttcttcctatgacttctatttatttatattttatctttttatatatccagatatattaatatacatttctatatttctattgcaaaaatagttctgttctttaaaataaaagccctgcctgtaACCAAATTCTAGCTctatgatattaatattaacgatctcttatttaaaagaaaaatgctgcctgaaacccACCCGCCCGCGGCGCAAGTGCGGCAACAGCCCGTGTCCGCAGTACTGGCAAGGCCGCGGGAaatcccggcggggcggcccctgcGTGGCGCGCGGGCAGTGCAGCACGCGGACCACGATTTTCccgcgcttttttttttttttttttttttttttttctatccgcCATATTGAGAAGGTCAAGAGTGTCCCGGCCGCCGCGACACTTTCAAGATGGCGGCCGCGTGAGGCCCTCGGAAGGGAGAGGCGTTTTTGCCGATGCCTGTCGGCGCCCGCTCAAAACCTGACCGCCCGCGCAGCCGCTGAGCTCACAGTCCGTGGCCACGACACGGGAAAAAGCGAAAAAAATcccgcggggcggcgccggcgTCAGGGTGccgtgcaggcagtgcagtagACAGACCGAGGTCCTCctttttcccgccttttttgcCGCCATATTGGGAAGGTCAAGCGAGTCCGCGACAACCCACTCCCAAggtggcggccgcgggaggACCTCGGGCGAGGGCTGCAGTACTGCACTCTGGCCACAAGGCGGCGGCACTGCCGcccgccctggggctgcaggcggggaagGCGCGCAAAGAAGAACAGGCGCGACCCCCTTCAAAACATCCTCTGCAATAAATGCCCCTAAACATCCCGCACGAAACCGAAAAACAccgaccaaaaaaaaaaaaaaaaaaccctgcctctaacccaataagaaccaaaataaaaaatcttttcttttaagctatatttcaatctatattatttttatattttttatatttatattcacattttgatttaaaatgtatactgatgtataatgataatttgataatttcttacattcattcatattacttaaagtttattttattttatatttttatgcatgtcttaatatattgattacatatttctatatttagattgatatttctaaaaggtttatattgtttataataaaaCCCCTGCCTCTACCCAagtcaaaacctaaaaaaaaaaccctttcttctaaactgtgtttaaatttatctatgtttttcgcatttctattgaaatttgcATTGTAAATGTAGATTGATGGATggtgttatttatattctatatcttcctattacttatttttatttacactttatattttttatctatctttatacattgattatctatttctatttttagaattatatcaaaataaaatgtatattcatattttttaaaataaataccctgcctctaaccaaataaaaaccaaagaagccctttctaatttattttatttctatttttaatttttataataaaagccctgcctactaccaaatagaaaattttaaaaacccctttattttaaactatatttgaatatttttctatttatgcttttgatatttacatttatagttTCTTACATATTCtattacagtatattgatgtactatatttagatatataaaatatatgacatgTCATGTGGTATAATAAGACATATACAGTATCATATCCATTATGTATTGTATcaatttctatgattttgtattttatatctatctacatatattaattatacatttctaGATTGATATTTTCTATGGATTTGATTTATATGTATAATCTATATTCATATGTACTTATATAAACATACTTTAAAATACTCTATAGAGTATAAAATACTCTATATCAAACATTAGAACATCTTACGGTGatagataatattatttatgttacatgttctatttatatgtattctatttatatttaaaatggaagttttatattcccatttttatatttctagatttgttttcttacattatagttatagttataattttgcatttaagatccaatacctaaaactaaaatgccaatacaaacagcaacaaattccCACCCATACCgtccaaaaatattagaatggcTCCACCAGCCAACcaactaccagcaaaaaaaacccacactacactcttttcactaacaattcttatcacatcacaaaaattaaacaaaaatgaaaaaaaacccctatacaatcccacacagcaaatcacaaaacccactaaaaagaaaaaaaaaatccaactaacTTACTAAACTCCAAACCCTAGAACAGACCCTGAACGttactaaaaaaacaaaaaaaacaaaacaaaaaaaaaaaactctacctCAACACTAACTCATAAAGAGAACCCAATACgctataaaataaacttaaaaaaccaccaaaccaattaccgatataaaaaaatctaaaccactaagaaacaaaaaaatcaccacccaaataaaataactaccgaaaaaaaatccaccatataAACAACCatgttcccaaaaataaaacgaataaaaaccagcaaccaaatacatcaaactacaaaaaaaaaaaaaaaaaaaacaaaaaaacttcaattaacaacaacaaaaaaatgattCCTAACTCAATAAACCCATAATGCCTCAAACCAtaatcaaaactaaaataccacctggaaataaacaccaagCCAAAAGATAAATGGAACCATAAACAATATCTCCCAGattctctgcaacaacaaaacatacacGACAATCAAACATaccaaatgaataaaacctctaTAATACAATCAACAATAATGCAATGACCAATATTACAAAAACCTCACTAATTAACTACAGGACACTGcctcaaacccaccaaaacgAACACTACATACTCACGCTAATAAAAGCCACCACAATCCAATTAAAAACCTAACCGCTACTTCATGCCACGACCcataaaaaaacattgtaaaccttaaaatatagaattttaaattatctttttataatataaaaatattatttaaaaacccaaccaaaaaaatcaaaacaaatcaaaacaaaaaaaaatccaccaaattccacaaaaatgaaatccaacaacaaaactcaatccaaataaatccttgccatcagcacctgaaccaagaaccataacattcaagaagtacaCCATGTCCCTTAGCATACACCAAGCACGAACAAAAGAAAACGATACAATCAATTCCTAAGAACCACCTCCAAAGCGCTACACCAAGGACCTTCGGAAAATGAAAAGCCGCGCTGCCGGcaccgggcggagcgcggctcccggcaggaaagcggctcctgcggcaggcagaggcggcgccgcgccgggagccccccgcccgctccccctgcccggcggggccggcaccgggcccagggggccccggcggcgcccgagccccgcgcccggagcggacggagcggccggcaccggccggcaccggcgcagcgcccgcgccgcctctcccgcccgccggcccggcaaagctcccctcggctccgcacgcctcgctccggcgcggctccggcagtcccgcgccagccccgccgcgcccaagtccccttccacctcggcagctccccgggcaacgccagcagctcccgcgccacagccttggctgccgggccaggggcacaagaagcgccctccaatgcagcggcacagcccgatcccaacccttcaaacgctgcgagagctgcagcctccttcaattCAACCCCCGGAACTTacgccacactcaggtgctcgcctcacttcaacaagggcaaataaatgtgttctccccttcagtttcagcccctgtaagagcagaaaagaagggcttGTCCTCAAATGAAATGCCTCAAGTTGTGGGAATCTTTCAAaccagagggttttgggaaagctgcaaaaggcaggcctcagaaacagcagaactgcgaTTCGAGCTAAgcataagatttgtcagcagaaaaattatataagaagtaGAGGTGAActacaaatagaacaatgggcTGTGTATTGTCGATTCCCTGACACCCCTGGGATACCCCTAAcatcctggaaaaggcaggttttccttcaatcaaTACCCTCAAAACCACACGTGAAAGGGGATCCCCCACCAGTTCAGACACGGTCAATAATGGAAGACAAGTCGCTACCctcaatttgaatttctttcctactcaaaatacttttttttattttcttttttttttttttttttttttctgggagcaccggggagggattggcaagatgaaatttaaaagggaaaggagcaaTGTCCCCGCTACAAATGCACATGGGCTCACCTGTTTGGCTGCCGCTACCTggcacaaaggtttgtccctcGGCACCTCCTCTGAGCAATGCTCCAGGTATCCAAGTGCGTATCCAGGTGATCCCCCAGACCCTGTCCGAAGCTGTCACCGTCCTtccaaggacagccccaggagccgcccataaactcctcttctccagcagctccctgtaaaATCAGCTGAGGCAAAGCCCCTAAAACAGCCGCCGGCAGGAGCCGGCCCCTCCTTATCCTCACAgttcacacctggggctgctctggctttctttccaaatgaatttagagacaaattcctatttttaccaatacctataaaaacgaAGCACTTGACAGGATGTAGTATTCTACACACCCCCCTCGGGGGGACGGCACCCGGCATGACCCCCCTCATTcgccacccacctgctcctccgccgcagcgtgcctccctctcctagggaccttagggtgccccaaatgacaccagagccccgagtcttcacccctttttcctggcccccaaagaaggcacagaacgagtcttaactgccctggacagcagcccagcacttgcttccatccctttccacatgtacatcccccccgaaagggactctgccgcaacaagaaaagggggcagcccccagaagggtcgaagctcctgcccagcctcgctgtcacgggcgaggggcagagagagggagcggcagagacggcggggacgcggcacggacggcacggcacagagcgggggccgctctcagcgcgatgccggcaaagccgcaggtccggcggggccgggcggggtttgaccggcacggggggatccgccgagagcctccggccccgtgcggggactcccgcaagggcccaggggcgccgggctccggccctctgggctttattctccggcgcccccggccccgcggctgcggggaaagaaggaacggggcgacgggaagagaagagggctagcagggcatgagaaagggtagggagggaggtcgggctgtggaggaaagcgggagggcaagggaaaggccgggagcggggaagagggatggtgcacagaggagggagagaagaggaatagaacggaggagcgggatagggacagagcaggaaggagtggggggggggggggggcgcggggtgTCGGGTTtgcgagggagaggaggggagagggtctgcggacaaagaacaggaatacggggaggaggaaggaaggatggaggggggGACGAGAGGGGAGGccgaaaagggagagaaaggggtcggctttggggagagcgggaaatgggggaaagagagaaagaagaggaatacgggaggaagaaggaggggtagagagcgggacaggacggggagcCTCAGAGAGCCCCGACTCCACCCGAAcccgccccggcggcccgccctgctcgggatgctgcgctcggcggagctcggctcggttcggccccgctcggctcctcGCCTACACTCGGGCTGTTCTCCGCTAGACTCGGCTGGATTCGCCTCTTCGGCgcagctcggctcggctcaaCTCGGAGCCGCTCGCTCCGTTCGCCTCCATTCGCCTCGCCTCGGCTCCATTCACCTCCGCTCGGCCCCGCTCGACTCGGCTCGGCTCCgttcggctccgctcggctccattcacctccgctcggctccgctcggctccccgcGGCAGCGCGCCTCCCGCGCACGCGCACAGCTCGCCGCTCTcctgccgccgagccccgcgcccggcccggccggcgcacGGAAACCCCCGCGCCACATtagacccagcagtttctgcgctaaaccctttctgtcctagaaggagataacttctctacctccttcgtctcctcagttttcttcttggatttcaaaatcagagttacaaaaaCCTACTCACAACTACAAGGTTTAGTAAGTAGCCAATAATGTAGTCCCGTCAATTTCATAACCTACAGAACACGTTATACTTATGTttccacaatttaaaaaaaaaaaaaaaaaaaaaaaatcacacaagagtCCTACTCACTGTgtcaagccttatttaaaacacaccaaagaaaaaaaaaaaaacaaaaaaacccaaccccgaaagaaatagttccacaaccaaaacagaacaaacaagtaaCACTTAACTAAAACCCCACGTCCAAATACGCTCTGTTTATCAGTCACCAACccgaaaaatctcttttctacgTAGCTCGTTTGTATACCTCCTCACAACTAACCTTATCCTTTCCAAACACTaaattgcaaatcaaaaaacttacacgtaacataaactcttcaaataacatttatacactcATACCCCAAATGACAGGTAAaccaccaaaagtaaaattactcaaatcattacaaacaaatacttgtacaatatttagttacaaaacaacccccaaaccacaccaaaccacaaagaagttacctcaaaacagcaaacctacaatttaaaacaattaacccACTAAGACCAAACATAAcaataatacatataaaaaaaaaaaacaaaccaaaaaaaaaaaaacaaaaaaaaaacaaacaaaaaaaaaaaaaaaaaaaaaagaaaaaaacaacaacaaaagaaaaaaacccaaaaaaagaacACCCACCTAAAAATAGCCAATCActccaacacaaatttacttctcagGATCAAAATCGTACAACCTTTTAACAACCTAATTCTATCAGttctacatctcttttaacacctaaaataactacaactcacacttgaagcacatcaaatgaacttacttattaaccaaccaaatcaaacaataacACATGTATAAcgttaaataaattactgccaaatatgaacatctttaaacatactaccttacaaaataaaacaactgttcattttttattattcacacacaatcataaatagaaaacatttttaaaaatatataaattgatgaaatcacaagaaatcaatttacaaaaacattactaatttttttttaaaaattaatcaatcacacataaaaaataactaaataatattttcaaaaattaaaacatcgctgaataacttaaatcattattaaaaactaaaatactcatcttattaataattactgctttttatctcccctaccgatttaaatttttacatagaactCTACAAAAATCCTTAACAAGTAGATTtataacttacattttaaaacatatatagatAAACATACTTAACAGGAGTGATCTACACACCAAACAAgtaaactaaccaaaaaaaaccctaataaaatactaatatattcataacacaaaaacccaaaatcattaacataaaaacccatacgaacacatgaaaatacctacagtaaaaaaaagacgtaccttaatgaacaatattcacaccttaataattcattataaactCTTACCAATTAATGATTAACATGACTTGAtaccaataaaatacaagaaaatgttactttagccaataagcagaataaaatgttatacctaataacttaaaatcgcactttattaaaaatagaagacagTAAAGCAACGTATCATAAAAACTCCCATTATTATCACTACACAGATATACAGAGATAcgcatatatctatatacaggtAGATCATATACccatctcaacagcagcatctgggaccgattcctgttttctctcttgtctcctaaatttattagccacaaaggatggaggaaggaaatcattttatttatcacctggttctccagaaacctgaaaaacaaaatgaaacagaacaaaaagaaaaaaaagaaaagaaaaccacatttgaaaggcagatcctcaccagcagctggtccatctCCTACGGGGGACCATATTCTAGGGCACTTTTGGTGCACTTGCCTGAACCTGTCAGggcactctgtgcttgcagaagagattttttttgtcagggagaggcaaggggaggagaagtaACGTTCTAGACAGCTCAAATCCATTACTGTGccacttcctgtgcagcaggtcctgtgacaggatgggaactgaggctgcttgaaatttcaaagctaaagacaccagcacaaggtgtccttttgctttgtcaaggaagtgattcccaaatcacacagcccccccaccatcgtccctcccaccaccacctgaaagcctcttgattctcttctcaaaaacacaagggacacctcagcgttcagcaagttctgccagtgcagccctcggtgcccccgtctccaggtctgtcccccttgctttcatcctcagccaCGTCATTCTTCAGCCGTGGACAGGAAATTGTCCCCATGTCTCCCGTACTTGGCTGgttaccttttctctaagccGTGCAGGACCcacgagaggaggctgtgatcctctatcggctcatgggcagctctagAGGTGACACGGGCAGCAGCACTCTGTCGTATCTCCAGAATaggactctgaaacagaaaatgcaacttgttcttttacagccaagatctgattatctaaaataaaatgagcaatttggcTGGTACCCGATCAACTTCCAGCTAAAATGAACACCGCCTGTTctcagcaactccagagaaggaaagacattctcccttcaacgcttcacaccacaggtgctgctcttacaagaagtattcaggtagcaagacaattttctctttttgtccgaGGTTTTGATACCTGAAATCCTCAGGGTGGATGCTCCCAAACCCGAGAGCTCCCGGCAGGCGAGTTTCCCTCCTGCCgaagcactgtgcaggtgacaaacgtgctggctggggaatagagaccccaaaaagaaaagaccccgactgcaggagcaaaaccacGGCACCCACGTGAGGCTCCACGATGGCAGGAACCGGTCCCAGTTTCAGGGGATAAGGATGGGACCGGTTTAGacacaacctaaattatttccccctccacacatccacaaaaccaacaaggaacagattttcaagaggaccaaggcagaatcagctgctcctttctgttttgtacttgaGATCTTGAGGCCAtacaagcttttgtggtttggggtatttgggaactgttctttttcaattcttacctgggagccctggtcacacaaaggactgctgagaaaggaaagaatgacccggaaaatcctctggtagacacagagctcacagcaatgtttgtcacgcagcccttccccaagaaatctgaggatcCACTCGTGCTGTTTTGTACTggaagccataaagaaaaataccaccgtcagacattcagacatttccaaaggatacatgctcctaagagcacaaaaccccggttccctctgagtgccagctcaggaattaccacagcttcttctggacTTCTCAATTTTCCATTCCTATCAAATTTAATCGCTAACATCCATTGGGAACAGTCAGTCTGCAGCCCAAAcatgcagtggaaatggaattttagaagttgctgtttctaaaatacttcagttgaacTCAAAGTTACTAGCCTAAACTCAAAGAGGAATTGTAGCTAGCCGGGgcagaacattcttttcttgtgctcacAGAGCATACACAGCACAACTCCTTGTGCGCTACTAttaagaagacaacaaaaacctcacagaaataacattttgaattcctacatgaaacataagaaagacgCTTCTAATTAACTACCCGTGGGAGAATGAggtttcattgtatttttgcggctgtttctaatacatttctgaagaattactggGTACCTAAAATGGGACTCTtacctcaaaatcaaaactgtagaaaagctggagaaaacctggTACCTTCCTCAGGTCCAAATACCGGTGCGACAGAAGGAATCTCTTTACCCTTATGTACACGTGctcctctgtaaagagaaaaggttggCATGGTGGAGGAGGACAGCGCTCCCAATCCACAAGCACGGACGACAATTCGtggaagctgcagtcagtgagcgGGCAGCGCTCCgagctgggagaacagcccggcaactgcagaaggcctttgctctgaggcgcattcccattgctgcccaccctccccttctcttgcccaggaggaaaagctcaggcaagagcgcacgagcacagagcaggtgaggggatcgacactccccagggctctgcttttcaccccagcagtgacacacgcaGCACGTCCCAGTACCTGgcttcaggatctgctgtgccacacgagcagcgcagagggtgagggagaaggtGAACCTGAGGCTTGGCTGCCTGATTCCGTTCTGCACGGCATCCAAGAGATACGGCAACGGCAagggcccagggagagaagcctgaagcacagcccaaatgaaCACAGCGGGAGCAGGAAGACATCGATCAGCTTCCGGGACATTTCACGGGTCACACAGGTAAGAGCCCCAATTCAGCAAACCTGAGGCTTTGGCGACGTCAGGATCAAAACACCCGgaaacctgtgagaaagaaaccGAACTGCAGCCGGCTAAAAGCCGTCCCTGCCTCAAACTCCTTCAAACAACTTGCTCACGAGgaggcagggattgattcaataCTCACCAGCCCATCTGGCCaaggtcagagctctgtgcccacccaggacacggcagccagcagggacccttctcccactctccagcacggacctgtgaagccagggaga
This sequence is a window from Vidua chalybeata isolate OUT-0048 chromosome 2, bVidCha1 merged haplotype, whole genome shotgun sequence. Protein-coding genes within it:
- the LOC128783534 gene encoding uncharacterized protein LOC128783534 isoform X1; the protein is MTEKNGSGEGGPAGPLSAGGGGAVAALTGRGRRAGGERRRNRAALPFPDPRARPSLDAGSDRVPENAAGAARRRRSGAPAFPAPPAAIFGRSSEPSPSRRVAVSSRRVPAASPCFPAVSTLTRSAPVPDPLRCREMQENAKASGQSSRWRCPSRLPLARRAGVAHRRQLTATLTARAAPAHALPRCVPVPCCCGRTGPALQRPEQSAGEWEARKAWAKDGLKPGCLSVLESGRRVPAGCRVLGGHRALTLARWAVRFLSHRFPGVLILTSPKPQASLPGPLPLPYLLDAVQNGIRQPSLRFTFSLTLCAARVAQQILKPEEHVYIRVKRFLLSHRYLDLRKVPGFLQLFYSFDFEYKTARVDPQISWGRAA
- the LOC128783534 gene encoding uncharacterized protein LOC128783534 isoform X2, with translation MTEKNGSGEGGPAGPLSAGGGGAVAALTGRGRRAGGERRRNRAALPFPDPRARPSLDAGSDRVPENAAGAARRRRSGAPAFPAPPAAIFGRSSEPSPSRRVAVSSRRVPAASPCFPAVSTLTRSAPVPDPLRCREMQENAKASGQSSRWRCPSRLPLARRAGVAHRRQLTATLTARAAPAHALPRCVPVPCCCGRTGPALQRPEQSAGEWEARKAWAKDGLKPGCLSVLESGRRVPAGCRVLGGHRALTLARWAVRFLSHRFPGVLILTSPKPQASLPGPLPLPYLLDAVQNGIRQPSLRGARVHKGKEIPSVAPVFGPEEGTRFSPAFLQF